The Primulina tabacum isolate GXHZ01 chromosome 1, ASM2559414v2, whole genome shotgun sequence genome contains the following window.
GGGACTGCTCTACTCCCCCAGTCCCCATAAACCCTAATCCTTCTACAACTATGTTTTTTCACACATCAACTAACCTTATAACCTAGTATTTGTACACTTGTCgattttcttaaatatttgtCAATACATCTGCAGTTCTGATATTATAAATAACTCGTACTTACCTTTACCTTAAGAGATGCTGAATCTGTGTTTTTCCCATTGATAGCCTGGGCATCGTGATGGAACTATCCAATGCTTCATAAAGAGGGACAAATCTAATTTAACATATCATCTTTTCCTGTGTCTCAGTCCTGGTGAGTGTCCTCTTGACGAGTGTCCTCTTGACGTTTATTCAGCTTTCTTTGCACTTTCTGTGCTTTTTTAATGGTTTTCAGTTCCTTCATTGCCAATTTTTGTTGGTTCAAACACTTATTTACCCTCATTAGTAGGGGTGCTTAATGTTCCATAATTTACAAATCTACTCTCTCTGCTAATGACTTGAAGAATGGTGTATTATTTGCTTTCTGGGTCCAGATTAAAAAGGCCATCCAAAATCTACTCTACGTTGGTTTATAATCCGGACATTTTGTCTACAATTTCTGACTTTTTAAATGCATTAGAAAGTATATGTTATCCTTATTTTCTTTTCGCTTTTAAAGCTATTGAATTGCAGTTTCTTCGAAATTATGAaacttgtgtatatatatacacacacaaacGAACACACATATATGTCTCTCCGCGTGTCTGTATTGTTTCAATACTCATGGtccttttataattttcaatgaCCATGGAAAAGATGCTTTAACAACAAAATTCTAAGCAGTGATGTTACTAGTTGAATCTGCTTTTATGATTAATGTAGTTCTGCAGCATGTGGTGAGCTCAGAAATTTTCTGCATCAATTTTCAGCTTTGCTTGTCGAAAATGGAAAGTTCCTTCTCTCTGCAAAAAGAACTCGCAGAACAACATGTACAGAATATGTTATCTCAATGGATGCGGACAACATTTCTAGATCAAGTAGCACATATATCGGAAAACTTAGGTACACTTGCCATGCCTTGACTCGGAATCTTATATATACAATTGATTGTGTGTCTTTCTTTATATAGTTGCTATACTAGCAGTTTTCTCGTGAATACCACATTCATTTTTCCACTCATGTTTTAGGTGGATATGTCGGCCTTTGGAGGAAATccttaaacatgatttttgttCTTTCCTGTAAAGGCTCTATTAGGTGTCATCAAGTCTCGATATTTAATTTCATGTGTAGATTCTCCATTTTTTGTGTACAACAAAATTCTTGATTGATGGCAATTTTAGAGATAAGAACTTTGGCTCTtgttcttgaaatttttctTTGAACTAAATCTATGAATTTGTAAAATACCTTGTTTTTGCCTACGAGTCTTGACTTCTATTGTACTttgagtattttttttaatcagcTTCTTGTACTTCTGTTGTGTGTTGCTTTTGTGTTGCATTTTGAACTATAAGTTTGTTGTTATATATGGCTTAACTCTACTTTCTGGCGCAGATCAAATTTTCTCGGCACAAAGTTTATTGTTTACGATACACAGCCTCCAGATGTGTATTCACACATCCCTCCGCCCGGGAGAACCAGCCGCAGATTCTATACCAAGAAAGTATCTCCAAAAGTCCCGACGGGAAATTACATCATCGCCCAAATCACATACGAGCTAAACGTGCTTGGGACACGTGGCCCACGTAGGATGAACTGCGTTATGCACTCAATACCCATGTCATCCCTCGAACCAGGTGGAGTCGTCCCTGGACAACCAGAACTCCCTCGAAGACCCCTCGAGGACTCTTTTCGGAGCATCACCTTCTCGAAATCTCTGGACCACTCCACTGAATTCAGCAGCTCCCGGTTCTCTGAGATTGCAGGGCTGTCGAATGAAGATGACGACGACAATAAATTGAGACCCTTGGTTCTGAAGAACAAGTCCCCCCGATGGCACGAACAGTTACAATGCTGGTGCCTCAATTTCCGAGGGCGCGTGACTGTCGCATCGGTGAAAAACTTTCAGTTGATTCCCGCCACACAACCCGCAGCAACGGCACCCCCACCGACTACCTCTCAGCCGGCTCAATCCGATCACGACAAAATCATCCTCCAGTTCGGTAAGGTAGGAAAAGACATGTTTACCATGGATTATCGATACCCGTTGTCGGCTTTTCAGGCTTTCGCGATCTGTTTGAGCAGCTTTGACACTAAATTGGCTTGTGAATAAGAGAGGAGACAGATTTCATGGCTTGCTGTCAATTGAACTGCGTAATAACAGTGCCTGTAACCTTTCTTTTCTTCGTTAGAGGTGATTGATGTAATTTGTTTCTTACCATTTTCTGTCTTGTCAAAGGATTCTGTACAATCGTAATTATATGGTTGGAGCTGTCTACGGAAGACGAGACCACCGACCCAACAGGATATTGAATCTTGGTTTTCttcattttcaatttatatCTGTTCAATGCCAGTTGCTTGAGGTGAAATGCCTCCCTATTATTCAAAACTTGAACCAAACCCGAACGAaaccgattttttttttaatccatCTCTGTTTGAGTtggcatttaaaattaaaaaaaatgggtTTGGATCAAGctaacatgaaaaaatattttactaaaaatatgAACTGAACTATCAAGGACTTGGGTCAGTTGAAttttggttcaagttgatagaGAATGATATTAActtaaaatttctgaaaaatatcTAAATCTCTTAAATTCTGTCTCTTGCTCCTTAAAAGCTTCttcaactaaataaataaacaaaatattatcgAGAAAAAAAGTATATCTAAACTAAAagcgaaatcataaatcatcagAATATGGGATTAATATCATCAAACTATGCCCCAGCTTCATCTTACCTACAAAGCCTACCCATGCAAATTAAATAATTACATAAATTTATGCTTATGATCTCAACGGCaataaaaacataaatataatCAACCTATAGTTTTAGTTTAACTAGAAGATAAATATAAAGAGACCAGCTCATGCTCGAACGTCTACTCGCGACATTACTAAAGTTCCACGAACTCGTTACTTTCATCCATCTTCATCAATCATCATTGACCATAAGCTTTGAATATGATCGTTTACCAGTTCATCGAATGAATTCTACGCAAAACTCTTGGAGGCCTTCTTTTCTCGGTAACTGGAATTAGGTTCTCCATGAGCTGgtaaattttgaaataagaacCAGTACAGTACGTACGGTAAGTTGGCAGTAAAGCTTTGAATGGAAGCATGGTTATCAAACACAAAGACAACTAGAACGTATATAAACAATGAGAATGAGTGATGAAACCATAAAGTCGTGAAAGAGAACTACAATCAAGCTCGAAAACTTTACTGGGAACCAAGATGGGGTAAGGATTGTATAGTTTAAGGTGAGACAATTGCACTGACGAAGAAGTTTGTTTCAAAAAATCCCAAAACAGAACAAGGGCTATAGCAAATATAAAGAACTGAAGAGGTGATTAGTTTTATTAGAGGAGAACTAAAGATGCCATCAATTCACACTGAAGAATCGTTTTGCATATCCTATCATACAAACTTTACACAATATTTCAGTATCACGGGTAAAATAAAACTAAGAGATGTGGCAAACACGTATATATGCCTAATTATGAAAGATAAAAGTTAGTACAGAC
Protein-coding sequences here:
- the LOC142542903 gene encoding tubby-like F-box protein 8; translation: MSFRSIARDIRDSFGSLSRRSFDVRLSGHHRDKSHGSFHDLDDQHLVIQNSRWANLPPELLFDVIKRLEESESAWPARKHVVACASVCRSWRITCKEIVRNPEFCGKLTFPVSLKQPGHRDGTIQCFIKRDKSNLTYHLFLCLSPALLVENGKFLLSAKRTRRTTCTEYVISMDADNISRSSSTYIGKLRSNFLGTKFIVYDTQPPDVYSHIPPPGRTSRRFYTKKVSPKVPTGNYIIAQITYELNVLGTRGPRRMNCVMHSIPMSSLEPGGVVPGQPELPRRPLEDSFRSITFSKSLDHSTEFSSSRFSEIAGLSNEDDDDNKLRPLVLKNKSPRWHEQLQCWCLNFRGRVTVASVKNFQLIPATQPAATAPPPTTSQPAQSDHDKIILQFGKVGKDMFTMDYRYPLSAFQAFAICLSSFDTKLACE